The following proteins are co-located in the Pyrobaculum calidifontis JCM 11548 genome:
- a CDS encoding 3-isopropylmalate dehydratase large subunit, with protein sequence MPTWTEYIFYKKLGKAPSPGDVVEVVPDLVGFHDLTGYHVLEVLEQMGKVEVFDRGRVVVAFDHLAPPPTQRAAELQVYIRRHVKALGLPHFYDVGGGILHQIILEKYAMPEQVIFAADSHTNTAGAVGAFAQGLGATDIAAALKLGKTWLVVPTPFAVRVVGEFPKGVMGKDVALHLLGAFGAEGFNGYSVEVTVEKPKAFPMDDRATVANMSTEMGADALVFIPDEVTVAYLHEARGVSYKPPALGGGKYADEYTVELGRLEPLVAAPHSVDNVKAVAEVEGIEVDQVFIGSCTNGRLSDIEVAAKILRHGRVKARCIAIPASYDVFRRAMELGYVDVLTKAGCVVTYGTCGPCLGGHFGVAGPGEVVLTTSNRNFKGRVGHPDSKVYLANPAVAAATALTGRITDPRQYL encoded by the coding sequence ATGCCTACGTGGACCGAGTATATATTCTATAAAAAGCTGGGGAAGGCCCCGTCGCCGGGGGACGTGGTGGAGGTGGTGCCAGACTTGGTGGGGTTCCACGACTTGACTGGGTACCACGTCCTCGAGGTGTTGGAGCAGATGGGGAAGGTCGAGGTGTTTGACAGAGGGCGCGTCGTCGTGGCGTTTGACCACTTGGCGCCTCCGCCGACGCAGAGGGCTGCGGAACTTCAGGTCTACATACGTAGGCACGTGAAGGCGCTGGGCCTCCCCCACTTCTACGACGTCGGCGGGGGGATTTTGCACCAGATCATACTGGAGAAGTACGCCATGCCTGAGCAGGTCATATTCGCCGCCGACTCTCACACCAACACCGCCGGCGCCGTGGGGGCCTTCGCCCAGGGCCTGGGGGCCACCGACATCGCCGCTGCGTTGAAGCTGGGCAAGACTTGGCTGGTGGTCCCCACGCCGTTTGCGGTAAGGGTCGTCGGCGAGTTTCCCAAGGGCGTGATGGGCAAAGACGTGGCGCTCCACCTCCTCGGCGCCTTCGGCGCAGAGGGCTTCAACGGCTACTCCGTGGAGGTCACCGTGGAGAAGCCCAAGGCCTTCCCCATGGACGACAGAGCCACCGTGGCCAACATGTCCACGGAGATGGGCGCAGACGCCCTCGTGTTCATCCCCGACGAGGTCACTGTGGCCTATCTACATGAGGCCAGGGGCGTAAGCTACAAGCCCCCCGCCCTCGGCGGCGGCAAATACGCGGACGAGTACACGGTGGAGCTCGGGAGGCTGGAGCCCCTCGTGGCGGCGCCCCACAGCGTAGACAACGTAAAAGCCGTGGCAGAGGTGGAGGGCATCGAGGTGGACCAAGTCTTCATTGGAAGCTGCACCAACGGCCGCCTCAGCGACATAGAGGTGGCGGCCAAGATCCTAAGGCACGGGAGAGTGAAGGCGAGGTGCATAGCCATCCCCGCCAGCTACGACGTGTTTAGGAGGGCCATGGAGCTCGGCTACGTAGACGTCTTGACCAAGGCGGGTTGTGTTGTCACATACGGCACCTGCGGGCCCTGCCTCGGGGGACACTTCGGCGTGGCTGGGCCAGGCGAGGTAGTCCTCACGACGAGCAACAGGAACTTCAAGGGGCGCGTGGGGCACCCAGACTCAAAGGTCTATTTGGCGAACCCAGCCGTGGCGGCGGCCACCGCGTTGACAGGCCGCATCACAGACCCACGCCAGTACCTTTAG
- the lysS gene encoding homocitrate synthase, giving the protein MLDSTLREGEQTPGVVFSEEWRVRIAKALSDIGVAMVEVGDPNVAPDIKSAIKKIVALKKDGEIASEIVVHSRAVRQDIENAASLEPDRIAVFYGVSDIHLRHKHRKSREEALQVIAEMVSMAKSHGVKVRFTAEDASRADLDYLIQVVKTARDAGADRVSIADTVGVFTPDRAREVFSKVKAAVPDVGLDIHAHNDFGMAVANSLAAVEGGADVVHTTVNGLGERAGITPLQAFAAAYYYHKGAKLVKLEKLPEITAMVEVASGITVMPTFPIVGENVFTHKAGVHQAGVLANPETYEPIPPEVVGRTRDFSLDKYSGRKAIQHRLERMGISVPPEVLDKVVEEVKRTNARRLRDEDLLEILEKVTNAVYKARVNKHIEAYVWLKVANNVYTTSVARRVAAIRNVVAVSEVTGEYDIVAKVVADNTEELNATIESIREVKGVVSTLTSLVLKEIPVSNGRA; this is encoded by the coding sequence ATCCTCGACTCAACACTGAGAGAGGGCGAGCAGACGCCCGGCGTGGTGTTCTCAGAGGAGTGGCGCGTTAGAATTGCCAAGGCTCTCTCGGACATCGGAGTCGCCATGGTGGAGGTGGGAGACCCAAACGTGGCCCCCGACATAAAGTCGGCCATTAAGAAGATTGTGGCCTTGAAGAAGGATGGGGAAATCGCCAGCGAAATCGTCGTCCACAGCCGCGCCGTTAGGCAGGACATTGAAAACGCGGCGTCGCTTGAGCCGGATAGAATAGCCGTCTTCTACGGCGTAAGCGACATCCACCTGAGGCATAAGCACAGGAAGAGCAGAGAGGAGGCGCTCCAAGTAATCGCCGAGATGGTGTCCATGGCCAAGTCCCACGGCGTGAAGGTGCGCTTCACGGCGGAGGACGCCTCCCGCGCCGACTTGGACTACTTAATCCAGGTGGTCAAGACAGCCCGCGACGCTGGAGCCGACAGGGTAAGCATAGCAGACACAGTGGGGGTCTTTACCCCAGACAGGGCGAGGGAGGTCTTCTCAAAGGTAAAGGCCGCTGTGCCAGACGTGGGGCTGGACATACACGCCCACAACGACTTCGGCATGGCAGTGGCCAACAGCCTGGCGGCGGTGGAGGGGGGCGCAGACGTGGTACATACTACCGTAAACGGCCTGGGCGAGAGGGCGGGCATAACCCCCCTGCAGGCCTTCGCCGCCGCCTACTACTACCACAAGGGGGCCAAGCTGGTGAAGCTGGAGAAGCTACCAGAGATAACGGCCATGGTGGAGGTGGCCAGCGGCATCACGGTAATGCCCACCTTCCCCATCGTGGGCGAAAACGTCTTCACCCACAAGGCCGGGGTGCACCAAGCCGGCGTCTTGGCCAACCCCGAGACATATGAGCCAATACCCCCCGAGGTGGTGGGCCGCACCAGGGACTTCTCCCTCGACAAGTACAGCGGGCGGAAGGCCATACAGCACAGGCTTGAGAGAATGGGGATATCAGTGCCCCCCGAGGTGTTAGACAAGGTGGTGGAGGAGGTCAAGCGGACAAACGCCAGGCGGCTTAGAGACGAGGACCTCTTAGAAATCCTGGAGAAAGTGACAAACGCGGTTTATAAAGCCAGGGTGAACAAGCACATAGAGGCCTACGTGTGGCTTAAGGTGGCTAACAACGTCTACACAACCTCAGTGGCCAGGAGAGTGGCCGCCATAAGAAACGTGGTGGCGGTCTCGGAGGTGACTGGCGAGTACGACATAGTGGCCAAAGTCGTCGCAGATAACACAGAGGAGCTAAACGCCACGATAGAGAGCATAAGAGAGGTGAAGGGCGTAGTATCCACGCTCACGAGCCTAGTCCTCAAGGAGATACCGGTCTCTAACGGCCGTGCCTAG
- a CDS encoding ribosome biogenesis protein, giving the protein MILVLAEAALELVPESLWRHPAIVADARRRGKKPGEILLDRARHHVAMAKLDKAERRGRPDIVHQVLLAFQYSLLNRAGRGRAFVHTVGDYIISVKPETRVPKNYNNFVSLMEQLFKVGRVPPEGEALMEARRGSLAALLEELGGKWVALHEQGRAVSFAELGRAVADAVVVVGGFPHGDFENKWILEGAEAVYKIGNVSLDAAQAVCRAVAAAEAALGLI; this is encoded by the coding sequence GTGATCCTCGTCTTGGCCGAGGCCGCGCTGGAGCTAGTGCCAGAGAGCTTGTGGCGGCACCCAGCCATAGTGGCTGACGCCAGGAGGAGGGGGAAGAAGCCGGGCGAAATACTGCTGGACCGGGCTAGACACCACGTGGCCATGGCCAAGTTGGACAAGGCGGAGAGGAGGGGCAGGCCCGACATTGTTCACCAAGTGCTTCTGGCGTTTCAGTACAGCCTCTTGAACAGGGCGGGGAGGGGGCGGGCGTTTGTACACACTGTGGGCGACTACATAATCTCCGTCAAGCCGGAGACCAGGGTGCCCAAGAACTACAACAACTTTGTCTCTCTAATGGAGCAGCTCTTCAAGGTGGGCAGAGTGCCCCCCGAGGGGGAGGCGCTGATGGAGGCGAGGCGGGGATCCTTGGCCGCCCTCTTGGAAGAGCTGGGGGGCAAGTGGGTCGCACTGCACGAGCAAGGCAGGGCTGTTTCCTTCGCGGAGCTGGGAAGGGCTGTGGCCGACGCCGTGGTCGTAGTGGGGGGCTTCCCCCACGGCGACTTCGAGAACAAGTGGATCTTGGAGGGGGCCGAGGCCGTGTATAAAATTGGCAACGTCTCTCTGGACGCAGCGCAGGCGGTGTGCCGCGCCGTGGCGGCGGCTGAGGCGGCCTTGGGCTTAATCTAA
- the argF gene encoding ornithine carbamoyltransferase produces MKHLLTLMEFKPHEVEDLLRISRDFKARYMAGEVYTPLFPGRIVMLYFEKPSTRTRLSLTAAAAQLGMQAVYTAPGELQIGRGETIADTMRVVSRYAAAVAARVYKHETLEEMARYSSIPVINALSDRHHPLQALADALTLWERSGRLHGLKVAFVGDVSNNVATSLAVVGAKLGWEVRLVGPKPLWNQKLVEELAEDLAKTGGQIYFTDSMNEVAGVDGVYTDVWVSMGFEKEAEERRRLLKPYQVNQRVMDIAGKRAVFLHCLPAHRGEEVTDEVIDGPQSAVWDQAENRMHTAKAVFAYLLNKRA; encoded by the coding sequence ATGAAACACCTACTCACATTAATGGAGTTTAAGCCGCACGAGGTGGAGGACCTCCTAAGGATTTCCAGGGACTTCAAGGCTAGGTACATGGCTGGAGAGGTGTACACACCCCTCTTCCCCGGGCGGATTGTGATGCTATACTTCGAAAAGCCGAGTACTAGGACCCGCCTCTCGCTTACCGCCGCCGCTGCTCAGCTGGGGATGCAGGCGGTGTACACGGCGCCTGGGGAGCTACAGATCGGGCGGGGGGAGACCATCGCCGATACTATGAGGGTTGTGTCGAGGTATGCCGCGGCCGTGGCGGCGAGGGTGTACAAGCACGAGACCTTGGAGGAGATGGCGCGCTACAGCTCTATTCCCGTGATAAACGCCCTCTCGGACAGACACCACCCCCTCCAGGCCCTAGCCGACGCTCTCACTCTCTGGGAGCGCTCGGGCAGACTCCACGGGCTTAAGGTGGCCTTTGTGGGCGACGTGTCAAACAACGTGGCCACTAGCCTCGCAGTGGTGGGGGCGAAGCTGGGCTGGGAGGTGAGGCTCGTAGGCCCCAAGCCTCTGTGGAACCAGAAGCTGGTGGAGGAGCTGGCCGAGGACTTGGCGAAGACAGGGGGCCAGATCTACTTCACAGACTCAATGAACGAGGTTGCGGGGGTGGATGGGGTTTACACAGACGTGTGGGTCTCCATGGGCTTTGAAAAAGAGGCAGAGGAGAGGAGACGCCTCCTCAAGCCCTACCAGGTGAACCAGAGGGTTATGGACATAGCGGGGAAAAGGGCCGTCTTTCTCCACTGCCTCCCCGCCCACAGGGGGGAGGAGGTCACCGACGAGGTGATAGACGGGCCGCAGTCGGCTGTGTGGGACCAGGCAGAGAATAGGATGCACACGGCAAAAGCCGTTTTTGCATATCTGCTCAACAAGAGGGCCTAG
- a CDS encoding apurinic/apyrimidinic endonuclease family protein, whose protein sequence is MGVIVQFQLYLKRRGKWRQVLDVAASLGIPYVVEVGPLDTSRSPITTALELGDVSPEALVLPRDAVDKFEWYIMLADALDVKRLVVAPPPTVEGVAELYDVAVEYGVEVNWIYGEGPLARIRDVDAVAKAIRPTAARLVYDPVKAKGLKEIYTTIIALSGYIREIYLSNRRGERGPRLPPFDPVGIINYAEVLQMLHLIQWEGRATVRTAPQFAGELDLQLKIANEVINTAKSAGVSRKVQKRVAQIYDELMGW, encoded by the coding sequence GTGGGTGTAATTGTGCAGTTCCAGCTCTACCTCAAGAGGCGGGGAAAGTGGCGGCAGGTGCTGGACGTAGCCGCGTCGCTGGGGATTCCCTACGTGGTCGAGGTGGGGCCCCTCGACACCTCCCGCTCTCCTATAACCACGGCGCTGGAGCTCGGCGACGTTTCCCCCGAGGCGCTTGTCCTCCCCCGAGACGCCGTGGACAAATTTGAGTGGTACATCATGCTGGCCGATGCCCTCGACGTCAAGAGGCTTGTAGTAGCGCCCCCGCCCACCGTCGAGGGAGTGGCCGAGCTCTACGACGTAGCCGTGGAATACGGCGTGGAGGTGAACTGGATATACGGCGAGGGGCCTCTGGCACGCATTAGAGACGTAGACGCCGTGGCCAAGGCCATTAGGCCCACCGCGGCTAGGCTAGTGTACGACCCAGTCAAGGCCAAGGGGCTGAAGGAGATATACACGACGATCATAGCGCTGAGCGGGTACATACGGGAGATATACCTCTCGAACAGACGCGGCGAGCGGGGGCCCCGGCTACCCCCATTCGACCCCGTGGGCATAATCAACTACGCCGAGGTTCTCCAAATGCTCCACCTCATACAGTGGGAGGGCAGAGCCACCGTGAGGACAGCCCCCCAGTTCGCTGGAGAGCTAGACCTACAGCTGAAAATCGCCAACGAGGTAATAAACACGGCGAAGAGCGCGGGAGTCTCCCGCAAGGTGCAGAAGAGAGTGGCACAGATCTACGACGAACTGATGGGGTGGTAG